The following coding sequences lie in one Hyphobacterium sp. CCMP332 genomic window:
- a CDS encoding DUF2066 domain-containing protein — MMRQIFAAIAALTVWTGLAAADSPYTVVGVPIDATASNALEAQTLAMQNGQVAAVRALVERLTLPEDRALVPDISNDQAAMMIGGLQVRNEQRSATRYLGELTVTFDPRAVRSWLNGLGVPFVEGQAREILVLPVLQTGNGYWLWNSTNSETGETNENPWLMEWRTGGYQHALSPVSAPSGDAGRMLIDGAGAAQMNEDQLRSVAQAYGVSRVAVMIANRSEGGIRVDGRLFSFDGSGEVTSLSIPTMAAQTYRTAARRFVSALEADWKAEAIVRGGMAETLTVTVLYNSLAEWQRLQNALTGASLISSAQLDAIAPTGAMMTLQYRGAMSQLQRELDARGARLMEDAELGLVVRSR; from the coding sequence ATGATGCGTCAGATTTTTGCAGCCATTGCCGCGCTTACCGTCTGGACCGGCCTTGCCGCTGCCGACTCACCCTACACAGTTGTGGGCGTGCCGATTGATGCCACGGCCTCAAATGCTCTGGAAGCCCAGACACTTGCCATGCAGAACGGGCAGGTGGCCGCCGTCCGGGCGCTGGTTGAACGCCTGACCCTGCCGGAAGATCGAGCACTGGTGCCGGACATCAGCAATGATCAGGCCGCCATGATGATTGGCGGACTTCAGGTCCGCAACGAGCAACGCAGCGCCACGCGCTATCTCGGCGAGCTCACCGTCACCTTTGATCCGCGCGCCGTGCGCAGCTGGCTCAACGGGCTGGGCGTTCCCTTTGTCGAGGGGCAGGCCCGCGAGATTCTGGTGCTGCCGGTCCTGCAGACCGGCAATGGCTACTGGCTCTGGAATTCCACCAATTCCGAGACCGGCGAGACCAACGAAAATCCCTGGCTGATGGAATGGCGCACAGGCGGCTATCAACACGCCCTCTCTCCGGTCAGCGCGCCGTCCGGCGATGCGGGCCGCATGCTGATTGATGGTGCCGGCGCCGCACAGATGAATGAGGACCAGCTGCGTTCTGTCGCGCAGGCCTACGGCGTGTCGCGTGTGGCGGTCATGATTGCCAATCGCTCCGAAGGCGGTATTCGCGTTGACGGGCGTCTGTTTTCCTTTGATGGCAGCGGTGAGGTGACCAGCCTGTCCATCCCGACCATGGCGGCTCAGACCTACCGCACGGCGGCGCGCCGATTTGTCAGTGCGCTTGAAGCGGACTGGAAAGCGGAAGCCATTGTGCGCGGCGGCATGGCGGAAACCCTCACCGTGACCGTGCTCTATAATTCGCTCGCCGAATGGCAGCGTTTGCAAAACGCTCTGACCGGTGCGTCTCTGATCAGTTCGGCCCAGCTGGATGCCATCGCGCCGACCGGCGCCATGATGACGCTGCAATATCGCGGAGCCATGAGCCAGCTGCAACGCGAACTTGATGCCCGCGGTGCCCGCCTGATGGAAGATGCCGAGCTCGGCCTTGTGGTGCGTTCGCGCTAG